A single region of the Mercenaria mercenaria strain notata chromosome 6, MADL_Memer_1, whole genome shotgun sequence genome encodes:
- the LOC128558105 gene encoding uncharacterized protein LOC128558105: MALQRLRNTEKKIEKDPVVKEAYETTLQTYLNKGYITEVNPNENFNDIPIRYEFKTLVFGVNASPFLAQYVSRHNAELHKEEYPRAAETVFSSTYMDDSMDSVSTVEEESDNYTTLTKRTILRKIATIFDPHGFVAPYIVRAKILMQELWLAGLNWDEIVPNEMNKTFLRWLSELKELKQIKIPRCIRHESYVQLKRVTLHAFGDASEKAYGSVVYARCEDSDNNISVRLVAAKSRVALVKTISIPRLELLAAVLCLILTLSICAALNICINNCTFWTDSMNVLHWIRNRSTIFKPFVANRIGEIQYHSNPIQWRHVQGKQNPADILSRGCSISYLETNELWWNAPEFLKKNECEWPKSKVEFSHENSEIKKSKKKMQFEVQTMHTQSADVQTYNKEWRLDPKRYSSWTKLVRVYAWVMRFVENCKRTKTARIEGQLGANEIHDAEVKLIIKAQRSHYKEEFTCLFKQKELPKDSKLIKLNPKIDGEGVIRSDGRLKYAEMLSYGCRYPVILPRHDWITELIVRHFHEDSGHSGTNYTLSVLSTSAREVIRAVENKCTKCKLRKARPKEQIMAPLPNIRHNMPLRAFVHVAVDYAGPFVTVQGRGKRREKRYLCLFTCLSTRAVHLEIAFGMDVDSFLNAFYRMVSRRGLPKTMLSDNGSNFVRADKELKQLLQCLDQDKIIENTANKGIQWQFIPPFAPHWGGVHEIMIKSAKRAT, translated from the exons ATGGCATTACAGAGATTAAGAAACACAGAAAAGAAAATAGAGAAAGATCCAGTTGTGAAAGAAGCATATGAAACCACACTACAGACCTATCTAAATAAAGGTTATATAACGGAAGTTAACCCGAATGAAAATTTCAATGACA TACCAATTCGGTATGAATTCAAAACACTGGTGTTTGGAGTTAATGCATCACCATTTCTAGCCCAATATGTTTCTAGACATAATGCTGAATTACATAAAGAAGAATATCCACGTGCTGCAGAAACGGTCTTTAGTTCAACATACATGGATGATAGTATGGATTCTGTGTCTACCGTAGAAGAAG AGTCGGATAACTATACAACATTGACAAAGAGAACAATTCTAAGAAAAATAGCGACTATATTTGATCCACATGGTTTTGTTGCACCATATATCGTGCGAGCAAAGATTCTAATGCAGGAATTATGGTTAGCGGGATTAAATTGGGATGAAATTGTTccaaatgaaatgaataaaacatttttgagGTGGTTATCTGAATTGAAAGAacttaaacaaatcaaaataccAAGATGTATAAGACATGAAAGCTATGTTCAGCTAAAAAGAGTAACATTACATGCATTCGGTGATGCATCAGAAAAAGCTTACGGTTCAGTAGTGTATGCTCGCTGTGAAGATTCTGACAATAACATTTCGGTTAGACTCGTTGCAGCAAAAAGTAGAGTAGCGCTGGTGAAGACGATAAGTATTCCTAGATTAGAGCTTTTGGCAGCTGTTCTGTGCTTGATACTTACATTGTCAATTTGTGCTGCACTGAACATTTGTATTAACAATTGCACATTTTGGACAGATAGTATGAATGTTTTACATTGGATACGAAATAGAAGCAcaattttcaaaccatttgttgcTAATAGAATCGGAGAGATTCAGTATCATTCAAATCCTATACAATGGCGACATGTACAAGGAAAACAAAATCCGGCTGACATTTTAAGTAGAGGATGTTCAATATCTTATTTAGAAACGAACGAATTGTGGTGGAACGCACCTGAATTTCTGAAGAAAAATGAATGCGAATGGCCAAAAAGTAAAGTTGAATTTTCACATGAGAacagtgaaataaaaaagtcaaaaaaaaaaatgcagtttgaaGTACAAACAATGCACACACAGAGCGCAGATGTACAAACATACAATAAAGAATGGCGGCTTGATCCGAAACGATATTCCAGTTGGACAAAATTAGTACGGGTATATGCTTGGGTTATGCGTTTCGTGGAAAATTGTAAACGTACAAAAACAGCAAGAATTGAAGGACAACTGGGTGCGAATGAAATACATGATGCAGAggtaaaattaataataaaagctCAAAGGTCTCATTATAAGGAagaatttacatgtttatttaagcAAAAAGAACTACCAAAAGATAgcaaattgataaaattgaatcCAAAAATTGACGGTGAAGGAGTAATCAGAAGTGATGGACgcttaaaatatgctgaaatgtTATCGTATGGCTGTCGATATCCAGTGATACTACCTCGACATGATTGGATTACTGAACTAATTGTTCGTcactttcatgaagattcaggACATAGTGGTACAAACTACACACTTTCCGTGTTATCAACATCTGCAAGGGAGGTAATTCGTGCTGTagaaaacaaatgtacaaagtGTAAACTTCGCAAAGCAAGACCAAAAGAACAGATTATGGCGCCACTTCCAAATATCCGTCACAATATGCCATTAAGAGCATTTGTTCATGTAGCAGTAGATTATGCGGGACCATTTGTAACTGTTCAAGGCCGTGGAAAACGTCGAGAAAAAAGATACCTTTGTTTATTCACTTGTTTGAGTACAAGAGCTGTACACTTAGAGATTGCATTTGGAATGGATGTAGATTCTTTTCTTAATGCGTTTTACCGGATGGTTAGTCGTCGGGGATTACCAAAAACTATGTTATCAGACAATGGATCAAATTTTGTTCGTGCTGACAAAGAATTAAAACAGTTATTGCAGTGTCTTGATCAGgataaaattatagaaaacacagcaaataaaggaatacagtggCAATTTATTCCACCCTTTGCTCCTCATTGGGGAGGTGTACACGAAATAATGATCAAAAGTGCTAAACGTGCAACATAA